In Tenrec ecaudatus isolate mTenEca1 chromosome 4, mTenEca1.hap1, whole genome shotgun sequence, a single window of DNA contains:
- the KCNE3 gene encoding potassium voltage-gated channel subfamily E member 3 yields MEITNGTETLYKSLHAVLKALNETLHSNLLCLPGPRSEPGPDQQTEKQRVSRPSRDDNSYMYILFVMFLFAVTVGSLILGYTRSRKVDKRSDPYHMYIKNRVSVI; encoded by the coding sequence ATGGAGATCACCAATGGGACAGAAACATTGTACAAGAGTCTCCACGCCGTGCTGAAGGCTCTAAATGAGACACTGCACAGCAACTTGCTCTGCCTGCCAGGACCGAGATCAGAACCGGGGCCAGACCAGCAGACTGAGAAACAGCGGGTCAGCCGACCTAGCCGTGACGACAACTCCTACATGTACATTCTCTTCGTCATGTTCCTGTTTGCTGTCACAGTGGGCAGCCTCATCCTGGGATACACCCGTTCTCGCAAAGTGGACAAGCGCAGTGACCCTTACCACATGTACATTAAGAACCGAGTGTCTGTGATCTGA